The Vreelandella piezotolerans genomic interval GGTGGGAAAACGCCTGCGAGCGCTCGCGCTACCCATGGTCATCGTGCAGGAGGGTGGCTACCCCACCGAGCATTTAAGCGCCAACCTGGCGGCCTTTATGCAGGGGTTTAACGTATGAGCAGCACCGGTTTCTATTGGCACGAGCGCTGCTTTTGGCACGATCAGGGTGCCATCGGCGTATTCTCTGCGCCGGGCGAATTTCTGCAGCCCCAAGCCGCCTCGGAAAGCCCCGAGAGTAAGCGGCGGTTGAAAAATATCCTGGAAGTCAGCGGGCTGATCGACGAGCTGCACGTGGTCAAGCCCCCCGCTGCCACGCTGTCCGACCTTAAGCGTTTTCATACCCCGTGCTACCTGGATGAACTGCAGGCAGGAGACAACGCCCAGGGCGGCAATGGCGGCGACTGCGCGCCTTACATGCCGGGCAGTTGGGCGGCGGCGACGCGCTCAGCAGGGTTGGCCATTGCCGCTGTGGAGGCCGTGGCGCTGGGCGAGGTGGCTAACGCCTATGCGCTGTGCCGCCCGCCGGGCCACCATGCCGAAGCCGACCAGGGCCGAGGGTTCTGCCTGTTGGGCAATATTCCCGTGGCGGTGCTGCGTGCTCGCGCCCTTGGCCAAGTCAAGCGCGTGGCGATACTCGATTGGGACGTTCACCACGGCAACGGCCAGCAGGCGGCGTTCTATCACGACCCCGATGTCTTCACCGTTTCCATCCATCAAGCGGCCAACTACCCGCTGGAAACCGGTGGTTTCGATGAGCAGGGCGAAGGAGCCGGGATAGGCGCCAACCTGAATCTGCCGCTGCCTCCTGGCTGTGGCCTAGGGGCCTACGCGTATGCCATGGAAATGCTGGTGCTGCCCGCGCTGGAAGCGTTCGCCCCCGACCTGATCGTGGTGGCCTGCGGCTATGATGCCTGCGCCAAAGACCCGCTCGGCAAGATGCTGCTCAACAGCCAAGCCTTCGCCACCATGACGGCCCACGTCATGGCCGTGGCAGAACGCTGCTGCAGCGGCAAGCTGGTGGTGGTGCATGAAGGCGGCTACTCCGAAGGCTATGTGCCGCTCTGCGGCCACGCGGTGATTCAAACCCTCGCAGGCAGCCACACGGCTGTAGTCGACCCGCAAAACGATGAAATTGCCGCCTGGGGCTACCAAGCGCTGCAGCCGCATCAGCAGGC includes:
- a CDS encoding class II histone deacetylase; the protein is MSSTGFYWHERCFWHDQGAIGVFSAPGEFLQPQAASESPESKRRLKNILEVSGLIDELHVVKPPAATLSDLKRFHTPCYLDELQAGDNAQGGNGGDCAPYMPGSWAAATRSAGLAIAAVEAVALGEVANAYALCRPPGHHAEADQGRGFCLLGNIPVAVLRARALGQVKRVAILDWDVHHGNGQQAAFYHDPDVFTVSIHQAANYPLETGGFDEQGEGAGIGANLNLPLPPGCGLGAYAYAMEMLVLPALEAFAPDLIVVACGYDACAKDPLGKMLLNSQAFATMTAHVMAVAERCCSGKLVVVHEGGYSEGYVPLCGHAVIQTLAGSHTAVVDPQNDEIAAWGYQALQPHQQALIDGWQQQWEQMTR